The following coding sequences lie in one Methylotenera versatilis 301 genomic window:
- a CDS encoding PilN domain-containing protein, whose translation MLLPWSKQSTLAISHHGIAFKHADGQSQLLTDSEFTWANVAPLNTAQLAEILNAHQSLLKHQQVRVLLSNTLIRYLVLPWQNEVFARNDWQSIVQHEFRKQYGVAADAWKVSVSFSNYGQSIIAAAMDESLFVQLEASARALNFNITSVQPLLMPLLNTSAEPPRDWVLVAEPERILLCRMHNTEWQQILIDSPPTGLEYQHAEQLINRNLLHVATNEQPSKVNSYVSAALHKAWEHTNSKLQKTMLRSNSTRAHALWMVELPFNKKSPKINLDFAEKTQLNNTSWTWGILAIALLAMTFLYTQYQGTSKKISEQIRLAENKARSEDARKPNLAAAPAMLDKLKLAQQTQQQLDLPWMQMLKALETVKASNPHIAILSISPNKNRAEIKLTGQTAEFSDITSFLDALRTNNSFTDAVLVSQHLADDQAKLLYVFEVNLGWRV comes from the coding sequence GTGTTGCTCCCATGGTCTAAGCAAAGCACGTTAGCGATTAGCCATCATGGCATTGCTTTTAAGCATGCTGATGGACAATCTCAGCTACTCACTGACAGTGAATTTACATGGGCAAATGTTGCACCACTTAATACCGCGCAACTAGCAGAAATACTCAATGCTCATCAATCATTACTCAAGCACCAGCAAGTGCGGGTGTTGCTTTCAAATACATTGATTCGTTACCTAGTATTGCCTTGGCAAAACGAAGTATTTGCCAGAAATGATTGGCAGTCGATTGTGCAGCATGAGTTTCGCAAACAATATGGCGTAGCGGCTGATGCGTGGAAGGTATCCGTGAGCTTTAGCAATTATGGGCAATCAATCATCGCCGCAGCGATGGATGAAAGTCTTTTTGTACAACTTGAAGCCAGCGCGAGGGCACTTAATTTCAACATCACTTCCGTTCAACCATTGCTGATGCCATTGCTCAATACCTCAGCAGAACCGCCACGTGACTGGGTATTAGTTGCAGAGCCAGAACGCATTCTGTTATGCCGCATGCACAACACAGAGTGGCAGCAGATTTTAATAGACTCCCCACCCACAGGGCTTGAGTACCAGCATGCAGAACAGCTGATTAATCGTAACTTATTGCATGTCGCAACGAACGAACAGCCAAGCAAAGTGAATAGCTATGTTTCCGCAGCCTTGCACAAAGCTTGGGAACATACCAATAGCAAACTACAAAAGACTATGCTTAGAAGCAACTCAACTCGAGCCCACGCCCTATGGATGGTTGAGTTGCCATTTAATAAAAAATCGCCAAAAATAAACTTAGACTTTGCTGAAAAAACACAGCTAAACAATACCTCATGGACTTGGGGAATACTCGCTATTGCCTTGCTGGCAATGACTTTTCTCTATACGCAATACCAAGGCACCAGTAAAAAAATTAGTGAACAAATCCGCTTAGCAGAAAACAAAGCGCGGTCTGAAGACGCAAGAAAACCCAACTTGGCAGCCGCTCCAGCCATGCTGGATAAATTGAAGCTGGCGCAGCAAACACAGCAGCAGCTTGATTTACCGTGGATGCAAATGCTAAAAGCGCTAGAAACTGTAAAAGCTTCGAATCCTCACATTGCCATTTTAAGCATAAGCCCTAACAAAAATCGCGCAGAAATTAAACTCACAGGTCAAACCGCAGAGTTTTCAGACATCACCAGTTTTTTAGACGCACTGCGTACCAATAACAGTTTCACCGACGCAGTATTAGTCAGCCAACACTTAGCAGATGACCAAGCAAAACTACTGTACGTGTTTGAAGTTAACTTGGGGTGGCGCGTATGA
- a CDS encoding GspE/PulE family protein yields the protein MIQDMHNLNEMLLQAAKTAKVSGQRAIEVLQENSQLSPEAFTQQLANTLAYPYLTLTQMLTLQPAFDRISFSESLQNECVLLHDPSLHDNNSNIFVFADIYNQRLQTWAAERVGGAFITYLAHHADIAAYLAKQEEDTRTVQTAIGHVAHTKNEADATEELSLNMIEGDVSPVIKLVRSTLYDALKAEASDIHLETAPTGLVIKYRLDGVLSQVGAISDPKLAEQVISRIKVISELDITEQRVPQDGRFRSVYRGRDVDFRVSVMPSIHGEDVVIRVLDKQTLADQASGLSLDVLGFDAASMQTMREQFTLPYGMVLVTGPTGSGKTTTLYAAISEINHGDDKIVTIEDPVEYQLAGVLQIPVNEKKGLTFARGLRSILRHDPDRIMVGEIRDAETAQIAVQSALTGHLVFTTVHANNAFDVIGRFLNMGVDPYSFVSALNIVVAQRLLRSVCQHCAEPIKPETSALPTKLQHLSIPANATLKRGKGCGACRGTGYKGRRAVAEILLLDDELRELIANRASIRQIKELAVKKGTRFLHHAALEMAYRGETTLEEVLRVAPMV from the coding sequence ATGATTCAAGATATGCATAACTTAAACGAAATGCTGCTGCAAGCCGCCAAAACTGCAAAAGTTAGCGGGCAACGTGCCATTGAAGTACTGCAAGAAAACAGCCAATTATCTCCAGAAGCATTCACGCAACAATTGGCCAATACGCTTGCTTACCCCTACCTCACACTTACGCAAATGCTAACGCTGCAGCCAGCGTTTGACCGTATTTCATTCTCAGAATCTTTACAGAATGAATGTGTGTTACTCCATGACCCCTCTTTGCACGACAATAACTCTAACATTTTCGTCTTTGCTGATATTTACAACCAGCGCCTGCAAACATGGGCTGCAGAACGGGTTGGCGGTGCATTTATAACGTACTTAGCACACCATGCAGATATTGCGGCTTACCTTGCAAAACAAGAAGAAGATACCCGCACGGTACAAACAGCGATTGGTCATGTTGCACATACAAAAAATGAGGCCGATGCCACCGAGGAGTTGTCCCTCAATATGATTGAGGGTGACGTCAGCCCAGTCATCAAATTAGTACGCTCCACGCTTTACGATGCCCTAAAAGCAGAGGCCAGTGATATTCACCTAGAAACCGCCCCCACTGGCTTAGTGATTAAATATCGCCTAGATGGTGTATTAAGCCAAGTCGGCGCAATCAGCGACCCTAAACTAGCTGAACAAGTCATCTCGCGCATCAAAGTTATCTCTGAGCTAGATATTACCGAGCAACGCGTACCACAAGATGGTCGCTTTCGCTCCGTGTATCGTGGTCGTGATGTAGATTTCAGGGTGTCAGTCATGCCCAGTATTCACGGTGAAGATGTCGTCATTCGTGTATTAGATAAGCAAACATTGGCTGACCAAGCCAGTGGACTAAGTCTTGACGTGCTAGGTTTTGATGCCGCCAGTATGCAAACCATGCGCGAGCAATTCACCCTGCCCTATGGCATGGTATTGGTCACAGGCCCTACTGGCAGCGGAAAAACCACCACGCTATACGCCGCCATTAGTGAAATCAACCATGGCGATGACAAAATCGTTACCATTGAAGACCCTGTTGAATATCAACTGGCAGGCGTTTTGCAGATTCCCGTCAATGAGAAAAAGGGTCTGACCTTTGCGCGCGGCTTGCGCTCTATTTTACGGCACGACCCTGATCGCATCATGGTAGGTGAGATTCGCGATGCTGAAACCGCACAAATCGCCGTGCAATCCGCACTCACTGGGCATTTAGTATTTACCACCGTGCATGCCAATAACGCTTTTGACGTCATTGGCCGCTTTTTAAATATGGGGGTAGATCCATATAGCTTTGTTTCAGCACTCAATATTGTCGTTGCGCAGCGCTTGTTGCGCTCAGTTTGCCAACATTGTGCAGAACCCATCAAGCCAGAAACCTCAGCACTACCAACAAAATTACAGCATTTAAGCATACCAGCCAATGCCACACTAAAACGTGGCAAAGGTTGCGGCGCGTGTCGTGGCACGGGATATAAAGGCCGCCGTGCTGTCGCCGAGATTTTACTGTTAGATGATGAGCTAAGAGAACTGATTGCAAATCGAGCATCCATCAGACAAATTAAGGAGTTGGCTGTTAAAAAGGGGACGCGATTTTTGCACCATGCCGCCTTAGAAATGGCTTACCGAGGCGAGACAACGTTAGAGGAGGTGCTGCGTGTTGCTCCCATGGTCTAA